A genomic region of Elusimicrobiota bacterium contains the following coding sequences:
- the smc gene encoding chromosome segregation protein SMC, with amino-acid sequence MYLKSIELSGFKSFAEPTEISLEPGIVCVVGPNGCGKSNVVDAIRWSLGELSPKTLRSKSIADVIFNGTRRLSPAAQAQITLTFDNSDRALGVDAPEVSVQRKVSRDGGGEYAINKASCRLKDIKGLFLGTGLGDDGYSIMEGSMVEFLLTAKPLDRRLLFDEASGAARFSSKRDEALSRLSKIDQDLDRVRDQIELLAAEKKRIENQAKKAKLFEKLSGQKRELGVRKVLADLDRTETRAQAIQEETLEPKRAQMERKTVALNQHYAKAETLKAGRAELEAKSGELSKDFHEVLRARDVAAEKLRHLESRLSELRSSRETRLLEKEDLIKQRQALNEEIETAGRELAVKEKELEETSLQLKQDGGLNEELAGAASRRDEMQRHIQDLRNRIIIENQEITRLRNESLGLTTELSQWQVELKHTLKEHHREDLQKLHLEERNREIEARIQALKGEIEELETKRVQTADLQAQQIDACRRLEDALYRGLTQEEAALEARRRHWEIIAEQDPYVRGALATDQISGEQGGVYGPIGKLIKTSPQHHIHLKEILGERLNWFLAENAEAALKIIDLLGSGRKGRAAFVLLDRLTETPQPVTFNWGREGAIGRIVELDYLLGSTDARTKQAIFRLVGPTFVQGSSVFGEALVRGGEEPAAQKDINTLSAVEEREAVAKAMADLSVKKQELGAQVAESGHEKERLSSELQTLLESLRAKNLESAGLIQEKESNDRDLSLAQESVLSMEKEARRYLEDSAAKKEMLTQMEETLRGKDELIADLHKQLDEGNAALEKTIVETKSGREARLARDLELERCEHEKAVAREKKNQLDKAVALTAEQAGRLEAAVNDLDRDLEELANRIEDLKNELSELDRAHEEKGRAMEVSREELEKSRTLISAVESDIAFLDEDIRKLDEEVKNAQVELRALEYERARVVEEAVRIFGAAAEELPAKLEQAKTTETTVLLREGESVEDALLRIEEQISRLGQINFLAQEEYDRLTERLTFLETQREDILKAKADVGSAIAKVNAQIEESFSVTFAAVREKFREIFATLFEGGEADLVLTESQDLTQRGVEIFAQPPGKKLQTITQLSQGEKALTAVSLLFAFFSINPAPVCILDEIDAPLDETNVLRFRRMLEKFSQKCQFLVITHNKRTMEAARSIYGVTMEELGVSKIISVKLEEATATVS; translated from the coding sequence GTGTATTTAAAGTCCATCGAGCTCAGCGGTTTTAAATCTTTCGCCGAACCAACGGAGATTTCCCTTGAACCCGGGATTGTTTGCGTGGTCGGCCCCAATGGCTGCGGTAAATCTAATGTCGTCGATGCCATACGCTGGTCGCTAGGCGAGCTCTCGCCGAAAACCCTACGCTCCAAATCCATCGCCGACGTTATCTTTAACGGCACAAGGCGCCTTTCACCGGCGGCCCAGGCTCAGATCACTCTGACTTTTGATAATTCGGATCGCGCTCTAGGCGTCGATGCGCCGGAAGTTTCCGTGCAAAGAAAAGTGTCGCGCGACGGAGGCGGCGAATACGCCATCAACAAGGCTTCCTGCCGCTTAAAAGACATCAAGGGTTTGTTCCTAGGCACAGGATTAGGCGACGACGGTTATTCGATCATGGAAGGCTCCATGGTCGAATTTCTTTTGACCGCCAAACCGTTGGACCGGCGGCTCCTCTTTGATGAGGCCAGCGGCGCGGCTCGTTTTTCTTCAAAAAGAGACGAGGCGTTATCCCGGCTGTCGAAAATCGACCAAGACCTCGACCGCGTCCGCGACCAGATCGAGCTTCTGGCGGCGGAAAAAAAACGCATCGAAAACCAAGCCAAGAAAGCCAAGCTTTTCGAAAAGCTCTCAGGACAAAAACGCGAACTCGGGGTCCGAAAAGTTCTGGCGGACCTCGACCGCACGGAAACCCGCGCCCAAGCGATTCAAGAGGAAACGCTTGAGCCCAAGCGCGCCCAGATGGAGCGCAAAACCGTAGCGCTCAATCAGCATTACGCCAAGGCCGAGACGCTCAAGGCCGGGCGCGCCGAACTTGAGGCGAAATCCGGCGAACTTTCCAAAGATTTTCATGAAGTTTTGCGGGCCCGTGATGTGGCCGCGGAAAAGCTGCGTCATTTGGAATCGCGTCTGAGCGAGTTGCGCTCCTCGCGCGAGACCCGGTTGCTGGAAAAAGAAGATCTCATCAAGCAGCGACAAGCGCTGAACGAAGAAATTGAAACAGCGGGCCGGGAATTGGCCGTAAAAGAAAAAGAGCTTGAAGAAACGTCGCTTCAGTTAAAACAAGACGGCGGTCTGAACGAAGAACTGGCCGGCGCTGCGTCGCGCCGCGATGAAATGCAGCGGCATATCCAAGATTTAAGAAACCGGATCATCATTGAAAACCAGGAGATCACTCGCTTGCGCAACGAGAGCTTGGGGTTGACGACGGAACTCTCCCAGTGGCAGGTTGAATTGAAACACACGCTGAAAGAACACCATCGGGAAGACCTGCAGAAGCTGCATCTTGAAGAGCGTAATCGCGAAATTGAGGCCAGAATCCAAGCGTTGAAAGGCGAGATTGAAGAACTGGAAACTAAACGCGTTCAAACCGCCGATTTGCAAGCTCAACAGATCGACGCCTGCCGCCGTCTCGAGGATGCGCTTTACCGGGGACTGACTCAGGAAGAAGCCGCTCTTGAAGCGCGCCGCCGGCACTGGGAAATAATTGCCGAGCAAGACCCCTATGTTCGCGGGGCTCTGGCTACGGATCAGATTTCCGGCGAGCAAGGCGGCGTCTACGGCCCGATCGGGAAATTGATCAAGACTTCGCCGCAGCATCATATTCACCTTAAAGAAATTTTAGGCGAACGCCTGAATTGGTTTTTGGCCGAAAACGCCGAAGCCGCGCTTAAAATCATCGATTTACTGGGTTCCGGGCGCAAAGGACGGGCCGCATTTGTCCTGCTCGACCGTTTGACGGAAACGCCTCAACCCGTTACTTTTAATTGGGGCCGGGAAGGGGCGATCGGGCGTATCGTAGAGTTGGACTATCTCTTGGGCTCGACAGACGCGCGCACCAAACAAGCGATTTTTAGGCTCGTGGGTCCGACATTCGTTCAGGGATCATCCGTCTTCGGGGAAGCCCTTGTTCGAGGAGGGGAGGAGCCGGCGGCGCAAAAAGATATCAACACGCTGTCGGCCGTCGAGGAGCGGGAGGCGGTGGCCAAAGCAATGGCTGACCTGAGCGTCAAAAAACAGGAACTTGGAGCTCAGGTAGCCGAATCAGGCCATGAGAAAGAGCGGTTGTCGTCTGAACTTCAAACGCTGCTGGAGAGTCTGCGGGCGAAGAATCTCGAATCAGCCGGTTTAATTCAAGAAAAAGAATCCAATGACCGGGATTTGAGTCTGGCGCAGGAATCCGTGCTATCGATGGAAAAAGAGGCTCGCCGCTACCTTGAAGATTCGGCGGCCAAGAAAGAGATGTTAACTCAGATGGAGGAAACCCTCAGGGGCAAAGATGAGCTTATCGCTGATTTGCATAAACAGCTGGATGAGGGCAATGCCGCATTGGAAAAGACCATTGTCGAAACCAAAAGCGGCCGCGAGGCCCGTTTGGCGCGGGACCTTGAACTTGAGCGCTGCGAGCATGAGAAGGCCGTCGCCAGGGAGAAAAAGAATCAGCTCGATAAGGCCGTCGCCCTGACTGCGGAACAGGCGGGCCGCCTTGAAGCCGCCGTCAACGATCTTGACCGGGATTTGGAAGAACTTGCGAATCGAATCGAAGACCTTAAAAATGAATTATCCGAACTCGACCGGGCGCATGAAGAAAAAGGCCGGGCGATGGAAGTCTCCAGGGAAGAGTTGGAGAAATCCAGGACGTTGATTTCCGCCGTTGAGTCGGATATCGCTTTTCTTGATGAAGACATCCGTAAACTTGACGAAGAAGTCAAAAACGCCCAAGTTGAACTGCGCGCCCTCGAATATGAGCGCGCTAGAGTCGTGGAAGAGGCTGTCCGCATTTTCGGGGCCGCGGCCGAGGAATTGCCCGCGAAGCTCGAACAAGCCAAGACAACCGAAACCACCGTCCTTTTAAGAGAAGGCGAAAGCGTGGAAGATGCGCTGTTGAGGATCGAAGAGCAGATTAGTCGCTTAGGGCAAATCAATTTTTTGGCGCAGGAAGAATACGACCGGTTGACGGAGCGCCTGACGTTTTTGGAAACGCAGAGGGAAGACATCCTCAAAGCCAAGGCCGACGTTGGGTCCGCCATCGCCAAGGTCAATGCTCAAATCGAAGAAAGCTTCAGCGTCACCTTCGCCGCTGTCCGGGAAAAATTCAGGGAAATTTTTGCCACTTTGTTCGAAGGCGGCGAGGCGGATTTGGTATTAACCGAGAGCCAGGATTTGACCCAGCGCGGGGTGGAGATTTTTGCCCAGCCTCCGGGTAAAAAATTGCAGACCATCACCCAGCTTTCACAAGGCGAAAAAGCCCTCACAGCGGTCAGCCTTTTGTTCGCATTCTTCTCCATCAACCCGGCTCCGGTCTGCATCTTGGACGAAATCGACGCGCCCTTGGATGAAACCAATGTTTTGCGTTTCCGCAGGATGCTCGAAAAATTTTCGCAGAAGTGCCAATTTTTGGTTATCACCCACAACAAGCGAACGATGGAAGCCGCCCGTTCCATTTACGGCGTGACGATGGAAGAATTGGGCGTCTCAAAAATTATTTCGGTCAAACTCGAAGAAGCCACGGCCACCGTTTCTTAA
- a CDS encoding redoxin domain-containing protein: MRLKLLFFIALAYLLVATPGLTLEEKPYPGYKAPGFTLPSLKGETVDLAALYNQGPVWLTLYTTWCPACNVETPALVAASKKHPEIRFIAVSLMEDKAVVEEFQQKFQVPFPMLLDAEGVVTEAYNIRPIPVNVGIRKGGEIAFRRQTLEEAEIPDLIAAITQESGPAATGAIKLSGRFSSLFETFPLLASFVAGLLTFLSPCILPLIPGYIAFITGLELETLLSADKKVAARKMLMISTLAFILGFGLIFTLLGATASALGQFFASFQGIMRIVGGGLLILFGLHLSGALSIVSFYREARFQLKIEQGGLTGAFLLGVVFAVGWTPCVGPILSAILIYAATESMLGKGIAMLGAYSAGIGAPFLLASAFLPQFQRFLNRVKPYFQEIEIGSGILLILLGILLITNRFAYLAGLFPSF, encoded by the coding sequence ATGCGCCTTAAACTTTTGTTTTTCATTGCCCTAGCGTACCTTTTAGTTGCAACCCCCGGCTTAACTTTGGAAGAAAAACCTTACCCTGGCTACAAAGCCCCTGGGTTCACCTTACCTTCGCTTAAAGGGGAAACTGTGGACTTGGCTGCGCTGTATAACCAAGGGCCGGTTTGGCTGACGCTCTACACCACCTGGTGTCCGGCCTGCAATGTCGAGACTCCGGCTTTGGTCGCCGCCAGCAAAAAACACCCTGAAATCCGATTCATCGCCGTCAGTTTGATGGAAGACAAGGCCGTTGTCGAGGAATTTCAACAGAAATTCCAGGTGCCTTTTCCAATGCTCCTTGATGCAGAAGGGGTCGTCACGGAGGCCTACAATATCCGCCCCATCCCGGTGAATGTCGGCATCAGGAAAGGCGGGGAGATCGCTTTTCGCCGCCAAACGCTGGAGGAGGCCGAAATACCGGATTTAATCGCGGCCATTACTCAAGAAAGCGGTCCTGCCGCAACAGGCGCCATCAAACTCTCCGGGCGTTTCTCATCGCTTTTTGAAACCTTTCCGCTCTTAGCCTCTTTTGTGGCCGGCCTGCTGACTTTTCTGTCGCCCTGCATTCTACCCCTGATCCCGGGCTATATCGCTTTTATCACCGGTCTTGAACTGGAAACCCTGCTGTCGGCGGATAAGAAAGTCGCCGCCAGAAAAATGCTGATGATATCGACGTTGGCTTTTATCCTTGGCTTCGGGTTGATCTTTACTTTGTTGGGAGCGACGGCCAGCGCTTTGGGGCAATTTTTTGCGTCTTTCCAGGGCATCATGAGAATCGTCGGCGGAGGATTACTGATCCTTTTTGGCCTTCACTTAAGCGGCGCGCTGAGCATCGTTTCCTTTTATCGAGAGGCGCGTTTTCAATTGAAAATCGAGCAAGGCGGGCTGACCGGAGCCTTTCTATTAGGCGTGGTTTTTGCCGTAGGCTGGACGCCCTGTGTCGGCCCGATTCTATCGGCGATTTTGATTTACGCGGCCACGGAAAGCATGCTGGGCAAAGGCATCGCCATGCTGGGCGCTTATTCGGCGGGCATCGGAGCGCCTTTCTTGTTGGCCAGCGCATTTCTGCCGCAATTTCAACGATTTTTAAACCGAGTCAAGCCGTACTTCCAGGAAATAGAGATCGGTTCCGGCATTCTCCTGATTCTTCTTGGAATACTCTTAATCACCAACCGGTTTGCTTATCTGGCCGGACTTTTCCCAAGCTTTTAA
- the ribD gene encoding bifunctional diaminohydroxyphosphoribosylaminopyrimidine deaminase/5-amino-6-(5-phosphoribosylamino)uracil reductase RibD, whose translation MADDIRLMSRALALAQKGYPRATPNPMVGCVLVKNGRIIAEGYHKEFGGPHAEIVALKKAGSRAKGATAYVNLEPCSHWGKTPPCVDSLTAAGVKEIVAATTDPNPKVRGRGVAGLRRHGIKVRVGPMAKEARELNLPFFTQMTLNRPYIILKTAATFDGKIADFRGKSKWITSSQTRQALWDIRGRADAILVGVNTVLADDPELTSHGRGRNPLRIILDPRLRIKPGAKVLNTANAGTILVSGTEDYGKFKLLTNKDVEIMTVGLTQGRLDLKEMLRLLALKGTQTVLVEGGGETHGRFVEEGLLDEILWFVAPKIVGGKTAKSPVGGRGLPLDQSIDLRGISGAHLNGDLVFRGSCRPEGLLWPLIQFDSRLFHHA comes from the coding sequence ATGGCCGATGATATACGCCTGATGTCCCGGGCCTTAGCTTTGGCTCAAAAAGGCTACCCCAGGGCGACGCCCAATCCCATGGTCGGCTGCGTTTTGGTCAAAAATGGGCGCATTATTGCCGAGGGCTATCACAAAGAATTCGGCGGACCCCATGCTGAAATTGTGGCCTTAAAAAAGGCCGGTTCAAGAGCCAAGGGCGCAACAGCCTATGTGAACCTTGAACCCTGCTCTCATTGGGGCAAAACACCGCCTTGCGTTGATTCTTTAACGGCGGCAGGCGTCAAAGAGATTGTGGCTGCGACAACGGACCCAAATCCTAAAGTTCGCGGGCGGGGCGTGGCGGGATTGCGCCGACACGGCATTAAAGTTCGCGTCGGGCCCATGGCCAAGGAGGCCAGGGAACTCAATTTGCCTTTTTTTACCCAAATGACGCTTAACCGGCCGTATATCATTCTTAAAACAGCGGCTACGTTCGACGGTAAAATCGCGGATTTCAGAGGAAAATCAAAATGGATTACAAGTTCGCAAACCAGGCAAGCGTTGTGGGACATTCGCGGACGCGCAGATGCTATCCTTGTGGGCGTTAATACCGTGTTGGCCGATGATCCCGAATTAACCAGCCATGGGCGCGGCAGAAACCCTTTGCGCATTATTCTGGACCCCCGATTGAGAATCAAACCCGGCGCTAAGGTTCTCAACACGGCAAACGCCGGCACAATTCTTGTGTCCGGAACCGAAGACTATGGAAAATTTAAACTATTGACCAATAAAGACGTGGAAATCATGACCGTGGGTTTGACGCAGGGGCGCCTGGATTTGAAAGAAATGCTGCGATTATTGGCGCTTAAGGGAACTCAGACGGTTTTAGTCGAGGGCGGTGGGGAAACCCACGGCCGTTTTGTGGAAGAGGGGCTCTTGGATGAAATATTATGGTTCGTGGCTCCTAAAATCGTGGGGGGAAAAACCGCCAAATCTCCGGTCGGCGGGCGAGGCCTGCCTCTTGATCAAAGCATCGATTTGCGCGGCATCTCCGGCGCTCATTTAAACGGAGATTTGGTTTTTCGCGGCTCGTGCCGCCCAGAAGGACTTCTCTGGCCGCTGATTCAATTCGATTCCCGGCTTTTTCACCATGCTTGA
- a CDS encoding MarC family protein: protein MLEYSLLAFSSVFAIINPIAAIPAFLALTIGDSSASRKKIAKIACATCMGVLLAFAFLGRFIFEIFGISMPAFQIAGGIVLLLMSMDMLRGKRSAVKETEEEMKVAAEKAQVAVTPLAIPMLSGPGAISTVTVLSTQADSFGHQLLLFGSIIVASAASYGALRLGITGAKWLNPIAMNIVTRLMGLLLAAIGVQFIGQALPHLIIFK from the coding sequence ATGCTTGAATACTCATTGCTGGCCTTTAGCTCGGTTTTCGCGATTATTAATCCTATCGCTGCCATCCCCGCTTTTTTGGCATTGACCATCGGTGATTCCTCGGCTTCGCGCAAAAAAATCGCCAAAATCGCCTGCGCCACCTGCATGGGAGTTTTATTGGCTTTCGCTTTTCTCGGCCGTTTTATTTTTGAAATTTTCGGCATTTCCATGCCCGCCTTCCAAATCGCGGGCGGCATCGTGCTTTTGTTGATGTCCATGGACATGCTCCGGGGCAAACGTTCGGCCGTCAAGGAAACCGAAGAGGAAATGAAGGTTGCCGCGGAGAAAGCCCAGGTTGCCGTGACGCCGTTGGCTATTCCGATGCTTTCGGGGCCGGGGGCCATTTCAACGGTCACCGTTCTTTCGACGCAGGCCGATAGCTTTGGCCACCAGCTTCTTTTGTTCGGCTCCATCATTGTTGCCAGCGCCGCAAGTTACGGAGCTTTGCGCCTGGGCATTACCGGAGCCAAATGGCTTAACCCCATCGCCATGAACATCGTCACGCGCTTGATGGGTCTTTTGCTGGCGGCCATCGGAGTTCAATTTATCGGTCAGGCCCTGCCGCATCTGATCATTTTCAAATAA
- a CDS encoding riboflavin synthase: MFQGIIKQLGLLEKRSRRSLVISPEKPWAFAKGESVAIDGVCLTVAGFTKKVCFFDLGEETVKKTTLGRLKSGDWVNIERPLRMGEPISGHIVLGHVDAVGRIQRSQKRNNSVLITLDIPAKDCLVAAKGCLAVDGISLTVNHVHRSNGRLSIDFCLIPETAHRTMLAHKKSGDLVNVESDYLFRLLKLSNVKT; the protein is encoded by the coding sequence ATGTTCCAAGGGATTATCAAACAATTGGGCCTCCTGGAGAAACGTTCCAGACGGTCTTTAGTGATCAGCCCTGAAAAACCTTGGGCTTTTGCAAAAGGCGAAAGCGTGGCCATCGACGGAGTTTGCCTGACTGTGGCGGGTTTCACCAAAAAGGTTTGTTTTTTTGATCTCGGGGAGGAAACGGTCAAAAAAACCACTTTAGGCCGGCTCAAATCAGGAGACTGGGTCAATATAGAGCGGCCGTTGCGCATGGGCGAACCCATCAGCGGGCATATTGTCTTGGGTCATGTGGATGCCGTCGGCCGGATTCAACGTTCTCAAAAACGAAATAATTCCGTGTTAATCACGTTGGATATCCCAGCCAAAGATTGCCTCGTGGCTGCCAAGGGATGCCTGGCTGTGGACGGCATCAGCTTAACCGTCAACCATGTGCATCGCTCCAATGGCCGGCTATCGATTGATTTTTGCTTAATTCCGGAAACCGCACACCGAACCATGCTGGCTCATAAAAAATCAGGTGATCTGGTCAATGTTGAAAGCGATTATCTATTCCGTTTGCTGAAACTGTCAAATGTCAAGACATGA
- a CDS encoding bifunctional 3,4-dihydroxy-2-butanone-4-phosphate synthase/GTP cyclohydrolase II yields MDEIQNKTKFATIDEAIADMRAGKMVIVVDDPDRENEGDLVMAAESVTPEAVNFMITHARGLLCVPIVGEQLDKLKIGAMVPSLGDGKDTAFTVSIDGLKNVDTGISAPDRTNTILGMIKPDAKPEDFRRPGHIFPLRYREGGVLVRAGHTEASVDLSRLAGMYPAGVICEVINEDGTMARLPDLLQFSKKHCLKIITIASLIEYRRQKEKLVEPIAQASLPTRHGEFRLHLYRDLISGSEHLALTMGRLDNQQNVLVRVHSSCMTGDTLGSLRCDCGAQMDRAMETIAQEGQGVFLYLNQEGRGIGLTNKIKAYSLQDKGLDTVEANKALGFKDDLREYGIGAQILKDLGLTSLRIMTNNPRKIIGIEGHGLKVSARVPLQARPSGNSDYLRGYLKVKKEKMGHIIDMDEPVPTA; encoded by the coding sequence ATGGACGAAATCCAGAATAAAACCAAGTTTGCAACAATTGATGAGGCCATTGCGGATATGCGCGCCGGAAAAATGGTCATTGTCGTGGATGATCCGGACAGAGAAAATGAAGGCGATCTGGTCATGGCTGCCGAATCCGTGACGCCTGAAGCCGTCAATTTCATGATCACCCATGCGCGCGGACTCCTTTGCGTGCCCATCGTTGGAGAACAACTGGATAAGCTTAAAATCGGAGCCATGGTTCCTTCCTTGGGCGACGGTAAAGATACGGCTTTCACGGTCAGCATCGATGGACTCAAAAACGTGGATACGGGCATTTCCGCGCCGGACCGGACCAATACAATTTTGGGAATGATTAAACCCGACGCCAAACCTGAAGATTTTCGCCGGCCCGGCCATATATTTCCTTTGCGGTATCGCGAGGGAGGCGTTTTAGTGCGCGCAGGGCACACTGAAGCCAGCGTTGATTTGTCTCGGCTTGCGGGCATGTATCCGGCGGGTGTTATTTGCGAAGTGATCAATGAAGACGGGACCATGGCTCGCCTGCCCGATCTTCTGCAGTTTTCCAAAAAGCACTGTCTTAAAATCATCACCATCGCCAGCCTCATCGAATACCGGCGTCAGAAAGAAAAACTTGTGGAACCTATCGCCCAAGCCAGTTTGCCGACGCGCCACGGCGAGTTCAGACTGCATCTCTACCGCGACTTGATTTCCGGCAGCGAACATCTGGCCTTGACGATGGGCCGGTTGGACAACCAGCAAAACGTGCTGGTGCGCGTGCACTCTTCCTGCATGACCGGGGACACGCTGGGATCCCTGCGCTGCGATTGCGGAGCGCAGATGGACAGAGCCATGGAAACCATCGCCCAGGAAGGGCAAGGCGTTTTCCTGTATCTTAACCAGGAAGGCCGCGGCATCGGCTTGACCAATAAAATCAAAGCCTATTCTCTGCAGGACAAAGGCTTGGATACGGTGGAAGCGAACAAGGCCTTGGGCTTTAAAGATGATTTAAGGGAATACGGCATCGGTGCCCAAATCCTCAAGGACTTGGGATTGACCTCGCTGCGCATCATGACGAACAACCCTAGAAAAATCATCGGCATCGAGGGACATGGGCTGAAAGTCTCGG